TCGATACCGTTACTGTCTATAACGATTATGGAATCCAGGCTGCCGGTAAATTCTGGAGGAAGAAACTGCCGGGCAGGAGACTGGCGGACGATAACACTGGCGGGGCGCCTGTTGGAGTAGATGGTACACCTGGTATCATCAACATTGACGGTGCTGATTGCGAGTTGGCTATTCCTATGAAATTGTTACCGGTTACAACAGGAACCTGTTATATCAGGATCAATATATCGGGCGAGAAAGACCTCGTAGACGCCCTGAATGCTGTAGGATATCTGGGAGGCTTTGACATGTCGGGTGGTACGGAGGATGATGTTCATGCGCTCTCCATCGGTTCAAAATTATCCATTACCTATCTCCTAAAATAAATCACTTGCATAAGATTTTATCACTTGCCATATTCCTGCTGTTAGCAACTGGCGCCAGGCTTCTGGCGCAGATACCAGCAAAGCCTGTATCCAAAGCCTTGCCGGCAAGACGGGTAAACGGAGTAGTCAGGGACAGCCTGGGGAAAAGCATTCCCTCCGCCGCTGTGCGGTTGGTTTCTCCAAAGGATACGCTGCAGGTGGTTACATCTGAATATGGAGTATTTAATTTCCCGGTAGTGCATAGTGAAAACTTTATTATCGAGGTGCAGGTCATGAGTTACCGGCCTTACTATAAAAAATATTTCCTGAACGACACCAAGTCTATACTGGTATTGCCGCCGGTGGTGATGAAATCGGGCCTGGTACAGCTGAAAGGCGTAGAAGTAAAAACTGTCCGGGGGCCGCAGGAAAGAGGAGATACCACGGAGTTCTGGGCAGGCGATTATATTGTCAGGGATTTTGCCCGGCTGGAGGATATGTTGAAGCGGATGGAGGGTTTTAGCTCAGATGCTGATGGCAGGCTGAGTTATAAAGGAAAACCAATTAACAAAGCACTTTTTAACGGCACTAAATATTTTGGGGGAGACGTAGCAGCTGCCATTAAGGAATTACCCGCAGATATTGTGGAGCGTATCCAGATTATACAGGATAATGAAGCAGGAACCGGACCCAGATTAACTGCATCCGAACCATCTTCCCAAACCCTGAATATTGTTACCAAACCGGATAAATCGGCCGGCCGGATGTACCAGGTAAATGCTGAAGGAGGAACGCAGGACCGTTACAAAGGGTCTGCATCTGCCCGCACAATTGATGGCAGTAACCAAAGAAGTATTACAGTTGCCAGTAATCAGGAGCCACTGGGCGTGATGTTTAGTGAACCTATTGGTACAATTAGTAATATGGCTGTGCGAGGCCTGGGAGCAGGCTCCGGGGGCGGTTCCGGAGGGATGTCAAAAAGTTCGCTGGCAGAGGCATTCTATGGCAACAAGATTGGCAAGCTGAGTTTTGGAGTAAATTATCTTTTCAGGCGAACGCATAGTTTAAGCGAAATGGAAGATGTTTCAGAAGAGTTTTTTAAAGAAGGCAGTTTGAAGAAAAATTCCAGGAGAACAGCAGATAATACCAGCTCAGAACACATTGCATCGCTGAATGCTGACTTAATTAAGAATAATTTTTCAATGAGGCTCCTGGCCGGTGCAGCCATAGTGCATCGGGAGAGTGAAAATTATAGTGAAATCCGTCAGTCGGGTTTATTGGAAAATGTGCAAAGGGCATCAATCGGGCAGCGCTCAGATGTCCCCTCATTTAACCTGAGTGTGATGACAACATTTTTCGGCAACCGTAAAGTACAATTGAACCTGAGCCTCAGTAGCAACAGCGGCAGCACAAAAAGCCGGGGGCATGATAATACTGATATTTTTGGCGCCGATGCTACAAAACCCGATAGTTCCCTGTATCTGTTACAGCAACAGAAAACTATCAGCTCTTTTCATAACATAGATGTGGCCCTGAGGTATTCGTGGCGAACTAAGCTTTCATTTGTACTGAGAACAACTCCCGCGCTTAATAAAAATACCGATCTTAATTACAGGGATCAGGTAACGTCTGGGCAAACAATACGTTTGAATGACCTTAGCAATGATAATTTGCTGATGAATTACAAGCTGCCTGCCAGTTTAACAATGACCTACAATTATAACGAAAGATGGTCAGTAGATCTAAAGGGTAGTTATGAGATCAACTGGCAGCATACCCGCTTAAATTTAAAGGAGCTGGACCTGTCTACCCGCACAAGTGTATTTTTACCAGAGGTGATGATTAAATACATGGGCAAAGGGTTTGAAAATTTCAATGCAAGCTACAATAGGGATATCAACCTGCCGTCTCTATTGCAGTTAAATATGAAACCCTACTATCTTACTCCATTTGATGTGGTGATTGGTAATAAAGATTTGGGGAATGGCCTGGTAGACAGGTGGCGTTTGGATGGCAGCTATTTAATTCCGGGAATCAGGATACAAACAATAGCCGGCTTTAGTTATAGTACTACACATAACGACATTGCCGCAAACAGGTTAGTCAGGGTAGATACGGCCACCAACACAATACGTACCGAAACTCACTACCTGAATGTAAGTGGAGGAAATAAAACAGATATCAATTACTCGCTATCGAGAAATTTCCGCCACATGAATGTTACCCTAAAGCTGGACAGCAGGATAGCGTGGGGCAAACAGCTTTATTTTGCTGATGGCAACCTGGAAACCACCGTGGCACGGAATGCGAATCATTCCCTGTATGCTTCGTTCACGCCTTTAAAATGGCTGGACATTGCACCGGGTCTGGCATACAGCACGAATGATAACAGGAACTCGCTGCAACCGGGTCGCCCTTTATATAATAACGAATTTAATGCGCAGATAAAAGGAGGGGTATTTTTGCCGGCAGATATTAAAGTTAACTTCAGTGCAAGACAAAACATTACCCGGGCCAGCAGCTTACAGATCAGTCAACATC
The genomic region above belongs to Chitinophaga sp. 180180018-3 and contains:
- a CDS encoding TonB-dependent receptor; translation: MHKILSLAIFLLLATGARLLAQIPAKPVSKALPARRVNGVVRDSLGKSIPSAAVRLVSPKDTLQVVTSEYGVFNFPVVHSENFIIEVQVMSYRPYYKKYFLNDTKSILVLPPVVMKSGLVQLKGVEVKTVRGPQERGDTTEFWAGDYIVRDFARLEDMLKRMEGFSSDADGRLSYKGKPINKALFNGTKYFGGDVAAAIKELPADIVERIQIIQDNEAGTGPRLTASEPSSQTLNIVTKPDKSAGRMYQVNAEGGTQDRYKGSASARTIDGSNQRSITVASNQEPLGVMFSEPIGTISNMAVRGLGAGSGGGSGGMSKSSLAEAFYGNKIGKLSFGVNYLFRRTHSLSEMEDVSEEFFKEGSLKKNSRRTADNTSSEHIASLNADLIKNNFSMRLLAGAAIVHRESENYSEIRQSGLLENVQRASIGQRSDVPSFNLSVMTTFFGNRKVQLNLSLSSNSGSTKSRGHDNTDIFGADATKPDSSLYLLQQQKTISSFHNIDVALRYSWRTKLSFVLRTTPALNKNTDLNYRDQVTSGQTIRLNDLSNDNLLMNYKLPASLTMTYNYNERWSVDLKGSYEINWQHTRLNLKELDLSTRTSVFLPEVMIKYMGKGFENFNASYNRDINLPSLLQLNMKPYYLTPFDVVIGNKDLGNGLVDRWRLDGSYLIPGIRIQTIAGFSYSTTHNDIAANRLVRVDTATNTIRTETHYLNVSGGNKTDINYSLSRNFRHMNVTLKLDSRIAWGKQLYFADGNLETTVARNANHSLYASFTPLKWLDIAPGLAYSTNDNRNSLQPGRPLYNNEFNAQIKGGVFLPADIKVNFSARQNITRASSLQISQHPFVLNANIEKRFLKKKDAIISFVVMDAFQQNNNNIITQTVTGYSNALTGTKSRYFLCQLSWFPQRFTRSKSATGTRRGDGSFVQ